The following are encoded together in the Pelagicoccus enzymogenes genome:
- a CDS encoding N-acetylglucosamine-6-phosphate deacetylase, with translation MSRTKQKLFDLQVNGFAGVDFQSPDLELPQLLHVVEALQRHDTVGILATLITDSIDSLCWKLENFERLRNRDPSIAAVVKGYHLEGPWISCETGYHGAHSRELACDPKAADFLRLYDASGGKLKLVTLAPERRGSEEVVALAAARGVRIGLGHTNASESDIDRAIQAGATLATHLGNAVPLEMHRHDNVVQRLLARDELIACLIPDGIHLPRFVLQNFYRAKPLGKVFFTTDCMSAAGSPPGVYPLAGYDLEVGEDGVVHLPGDGRFAGSSLTMDRAFRNVLNWLELEESEALAQCATAPAAHFGITLEETGN, from the coding sequence ATGTCACGAACGAAACAGAAGCTTTTTGATCTGCAGGTAAATGGATTCGCGGGAGTTGATTTTCAATCCCCGGATTTAGAGTTGCCGCAGCTTTTGCATGTCGTGGAGGCTTTGCAGAGGCATGATACGGTAGGAATTCTGGCAACCTTGATCACCGACAGCATCGACAGCCTTTGTTGGAAGCTGGAGAATTTCGAACGCTTGCGAAACCGCGATCCAAGTATCGCCGCGGTTGTGAAGGGGTATCATCTCGAAGGACCTTGGATTTCCTGCGAGACTGGCTATCACGGAGCTCATTCGAGGGAGCTAGCATGCGATCCCAAGGCTGCAGACTTTCTGCGTCTCTACGATGCGTCAGGAGGCAAGTTGAAACTGGTGACTTTAGCTCCGGAACGGAGAGGATCCGAAGAGGTCGTTGCCTTAGCTGCGGCTAGGGGCGTTCGTATTGGACTGGGACATACCAACGCTTCGGAATCCGATATCGATCGTGCGATTCAGGCAGGAGCGACTCTGGCCACCCATTTGGGAAACGCGGTTCCGCTGGAGATGCATCGTCATGACAACGTGGTTCAGCGACTGCTCGCTCGCGACGAATTGATAGCCTGCTTGATTCCGGACGGAATCCATTTGCCTCGCTTCGTTCTTCAGAATTTTTACCGGGCGAAACCTCTAGGGAAGGTCTTTTTCACTACTGATTGCATGTCAGCAGCGGGATCGCCTCCCGGCGTGTATCCTCTCGCTGGTTACGATTTGGAAGTAGGCGAAGATGGGGTGGTGCACTTGCCGGGAGACGGTCGCTTTGCTGGTTCCTCGCTGACGATGGACAGGGCTTTCCGTAACGTGTTGAATTGGCTCGAACTCGAAGAAAGCGAGGCTCTTGCCCAATGCGCGACGGCTCCCGCCGCTCACTTCGGAATCACTTTGGAAGAAACAGGGAACTGA